CATATCTTTTGCGGGATTGGGATAAAAAATGATATTGTCGCCTTTCCCTTCAAAATACAGGTCAATGATATCCGAATACTTAAATGCTCCGTTAAAATCCACTTGTTTGAGCCTGTAGTAATTTACGCCATTAAAAGGTTGACCATCCATGGCATGATAATTTTCCAACTGGAAAGAATTGCCTTTGGCACCCACCTTTTCCAGTAATAAAAAATGATTTCCATCCACACTCTTTTCAATTTCAAAATGACTGGCATTGATTTCCGTTGCGGTACTCCATGACAATTCGACCTCGTTTGAATTGGCTTTCCTTGCGTTAAAAGAAATCAATTCGACGGGCAATACCTGACTGATGGTAAAATTGGCATTGGAAACGTCAAAAAAGGTGGAAGCAGCTTTAAAGGTTCCTCCGACGCTGCATTGCACTAAAACCCTGGCCGATGAGGAAGAAGTATTGGGCACCGTAATATCCTGAGAACCGTCATTGGGCACATTGGTGGCAACGGAAGTAAAACTGGCTCCTCCATCCGTAGATACGAGAATATCCACATTGGCACAATGACTGCTGGTACCGTTTACATTCCAGGTGACGGTTTGCGTTGAGTTGCCGGACCATAATTCTCCTCCATTGGGATATGACACGGAAAACGGACCGGTATTCGCCACTGTTATGACCATCCCGTCTTTCCCGGTTCTTCCCCAATTGGCATTATTATCCCGGACAATAAGATTAAAATTGAGCGTTCTTGCCGCGCAAGGCAATTTCTGCCACGTTACTCCATTGTTGTTGCCGTTTAATATTTCACTCCAATCCGGCAAAATTTTGAAATTATCATATACCGGGTCTTCGAATTTAAATAAGGGCGCATTACTGGAGGAGCAATTTGGAGGGCCTGATACAGCGGGGCCAACGCCATCATATTGTTCCCAGAGATAGGTGAGTTGACCAGCCGGATCATTACCATCCGTGGCACTTCCCACGAGGATAAAAGGCGTTTGTTTGGGAATAGTGATATTGGCATTCGCATTGACGGAAGGAGCAGAGGCATTGCCAGCCCCTGGCGTGGAATTGGTTTCACATCCACCCCAGGTATCGATATAATAGTTCATCTCTCCCAGCGAGGCAGAATGAAAGTATTGATTGCTGTAACCCTGGTAACTGGCCGGAGCACCACAAACGCCGGCATAAGACATGATGGAAGAACCTTCTCCCGGCTCAAAGCGAAAATTTATTTCTGAATTTTGACATTCCGTAGAGGCAAAATTATGCGGTGCATAAAACTGGTGGCCAATTTCATGACAGGAATAATCGACGATCAATGTGGTAAACGAAGAGTTATTGCCCGAAAATCCTTCTGCTTTGTAAGGATCCCAGCAAACAACCCCACCAGCTGCAAGGCCTCCTGTATTGGCCCACATCAACAAGTGCCCGACATCATAATTGCCGTTGCCCAGGGCATTATCACATTCTATCTGATTCTGGTCAAGCATGGCGCTCTGGTCATTGGGATTAAAAGGATCGGTATTGGGATTGGGAAAAATCAGAGCGGCATTGGTCACCAATGTGAATTTCACGCCCAAATCCGTCATATAAATGGCATTGACCACATTCACTGCCGAAGCAAGGGAATTCAGGACATTGGTCGTGGAATAAGGTGCTCCACCGAACTGTTGGCTATATTCCCCCGAAGTGACATAGGCCAGCCTGAAGGTTCTCAAATTAGCCGGATTTCTGAATTCCATATCGCCCCTTCTGTCCCAGGTGTCTCCTTCCCGCTCGCTGGCCTCAAAAGCACACTTTACCAGCTGACCACCGTTTATGTCTTTTTTATTAAAAACGATGTGACGGGAGTTATCGCCTTTATACAAAGGTTCGATAGCATAAGTATTGCTGCCTTTAAATACTACGGCATGGAATCCGGTTTCGCTGATATCACACCTTATGGGAATGGTCGGATCCTCCTGGGCATAACCTTCGAAGGTCTTAACCGTGTACAGATGCGCTACCTCCGGGGCCACAACTGTATTTTCAAAAACGTAAAAAGCATCCAACCCGCCTTCCGGGTTTGGAATATGGATCAGCAATGGATTTTGGTTTTTAGTGCTGGCTGTTACCAAAGTAGCTTTTTCCAATTCAACCTTCAGCGCGGAAATATCGAGTTGTTTCAATTGAAAGGATTCCGGCAGTTCCCCCAACATAAGGTCTTCCTGCGATCGGTTGGCTTGCATTTCAAAGGTTTGCCAATACTGGGGGGTTGCTTTTTGAGCAGAAAGGGAAAAGGTAAGCGCTAAAAATAGCCCGATGAATTGAATGTTTTTCATACTTTGTAATGGTGAAATTAAAAGGTGTAATAATAAACCGGAGAAGGGGATTTCCATCTTGTGCCCCGGGTAAAAAATGCAAAATTACAGTAAAAAATATATCTGCAAAGAAGATATTTATTTTACCCTCAAAACGCCCCTCAACCTGATATCATTGGAAGAAGCGCCTATCATTATCCTGAATTCGCCCGGTTCAATGATCCTGTTCAGATTTTCATCCAGCATAGTCAATAATTCCGGAGTTATTTCAAACCGAAATTCTTTTGATTCGCCTTTTTTTAAATGAATGCGCTGAAATCCTTTTAACTCCAAAACCGGCCGGGCTACTGAAGCCAACAGGTCTTTGATATACAACTGTACCACCTCGTCACCATCGTATTTTCCGGTATTGGTAACCTTAAACTTTACGCTTGTGCTCTCGCCTGGTGAAATTTCCGGTTTTTCAATTGTAAGATCACCATACTCAAAATCGGTATAACTCAGGCCATAACCAAAGGGGAATAGGGGTTTCCCGCTAAGATTCAAATAATCGTCACCCCGGCCCGTTGGTTTGTGGTTGTAATACAAGGGTAATTGCGATTCATGGATGGGAAAAGTTATGGGCAAACGACCGGCAGGATTGTAATCCCCAAACAAAACCGCTGCCACGGCATTTCCGCCCTCATCGCCGGGATACCAAACATCTATTATGGATGAGACCTGGTTGATCCAATTCATCATGGTTATCGCACTTCCGCCCGATAAAACCACGACTACCGGTTTTCCTGTGGCTACAATTTTTTCAATCAATTCCTCCTGATGCCCAGGCAGGGAAAGGTAGGCCCGATCCTGGAATTCTCCTTCTTCGATCCCCGCCACCACAATCGCGACTTCGCTTTTCGACGCAATGGCCACGGCCTCTTTGATTTCTTTCTGCCACGGCTCTTCCACCCCCAGATTCCAAATCATTTGAAGCCTTACATTTCCGACCGTTTCGTAAAACTCCAGTTTGATATCGTAGGTTTTATCTTTTTCAAAGAAATAGCTCGTGGTAAGTTCCCGGAATGTTTGTTTTTTCCAATTATCAATAATAAGTTTTTCATTGATAAACAGCCGGTATCCATCATCCCCTTTTAATCCGATTTTAAAATTTCCGGTTTCAGAAGCCAGCAATTTGCCCGTCCAGCGAACCGAATACCAATCATAATTGATTTTTTCCTGATCAGGAGAAAATAAGGTCCACCTGAAATTTATGTTCGGGTCAATCCTTGTCAATACAGGTGTTCCCTCCAACGTAATATTATTAAAATACTCGGCTTGTAATCCGGATGCTTTTTTTCCATTTTCAGCATGGAAAAGGTTTTCCTGTGGAACGGGGACAAATGCAGCTGATTCCCTGCCACAACCCGGAGCAAAATTTATGGCACAGGTTTTTCCGACTTTATTTTCAAGCCCCTTTAAAATGCTTACAGGATTATTGCCCGGTCCGGAATAACCGCCGAGCCTTGCTTCTGCGGCATCAACACCAATAACGGCAATGGATTGAATATTTTTATCGAGCGGGAGAAGGTGCTTTTCATTTTTCAACAACACAATGGATTCAAGTGCGGCATTATGGGCCAACTGCCTGTTTTCCGCTGAGCCATTCCATTTTTCGGCCTCACCGGCATCGACATACGGATTTTCAAACAACCCCAATTTGAATTTAGCCCGCAGCACTCTCCTGACCGCTTCGTCAATGGCTGTTTCGTCAATCAGGCCTTTTTCAAAAGCATCAAAAAAGAGCGGATAGTGATCATAGGAAGTCTGGAAGATCACATCCAATCCATTTTCTATGGCCTGGGTGGTAGATTCCGTATAATCCTTCGCCGTAAAATGCAATACATTAGCCCCCCCGGTAGCGCCTGCATCCGAGATGACAAAACCCTGGAAGCCCCATTCCTTTTTCAATTTTTGATTCAACAGCCAATCGTTAGCGGTACACTGCCTGCCGTCCAGCGAGTTATAAGAAGTCATCACCGACCAGGCTTTTGCCTCCTGGAAACAAGCTTTGAATGCCGGGAAATAGATTTCTTCCAACAATCTTTCATTGTAGTGAATGGGATAACTGTCCCTGCCGCCATCTCCTACGTTGGTAATAAAATGTTTGGGGGTGGTCATCACACCTGCCTGTTCAAATTGAGTAATAAAAGACAATGCCATTTGAGTAGTCAAAAAAGGATCTTCGCCATAAGTTTCTTCGGTTCTCCCCCATCGCACATCCCGTGCGATATTCAATACAGGGGAAAGAATTTGCCGGATCCCTCGCGATTTTGTTTCCAGGGTAATGGCCCTGGCCACATTCCCCATTAAAAGCGTATCCCATGTCGCTGCCAAGGCGATGGATTGCGGAAAGGCGGTCGCCCCTTCTCTTACCAAACCATGTAAGGCTTCATCAAAGGCAATGATAGGAATACCCAGCCGGGTTTCTTCCACAAAATATTTTTGGATCTCATTGATTAATAGAGCGGTTTCCCTGGCCGTTCCTCCACCGGAATAGTCCAGCAGTTGTTCCGCTTCATTACCCGACTTTGCTTTTGTCGCCACCTGTAGGCCGAAAATGCCGTTTTTATACTTTTCCTTCCCATCGGATAAGTCGCCGGGGATCATGAACAATTGCCAGAATTTTTCTTCGAGGCTCATCCGCGACAAGAGATCGTCCACCCTTTCCTCTATGGGCAATTGAGGATTTTTATAGGGCAATTTATCTTCCTTTTGACAGGAAATGAATCCTGTTATTACAAATGCAAGCAGCATTGTCTTCAAAACAAACCCGGATCGTTTCGTCATTGTTTTAATTTAGCACTGTTCAAAATATTTTTGGCCGAAATGATCCTTTTACTCCAGCTCCAAAATGGCAACAGATTTCCCGGGAAATTCAACTTTGTTTTGCAATGGGTATTCTTTTGAAGTTAAAACGTCCTTTCCCTTAGAAAGGCCTTTTGTCATTTCCGCATACCGGCTCATATCCACTTCGGTAGCCTTGTCATTTTTATTCATGAGTACCATGATCTTTCCTGATTTATTATACCGGAAATATACGTAAACACCGTCGTTAGGTACAAACTGCATCAGTTTCCCATCGTGGATAACATTGTTGGTTTTACGCCAGTTGAGCAGTTTACGCATATAATTTTGTGCGTCTTTTTGCTGATCGGTAAGTCCGGCCCCGGTGAAAGCATTCACCTCGTCACCTGCCCAGCCGCCGGGAAAATCAGAACGGATCAACCCATGGTCTCCGGGTTTGGCAGCGTTCTCCATGAGGATCTCCGTGCCGTAATAAATTTGCGGAATACCGCGCATGGTCAGGTAATAAGCGATTCCCATTTTAAAAAGATCATAATCTGCTCCCATCTGGGTATAAAAACGATCCATATCGTGATTGTCCGGAAAAATGACCAGGTTATCGGGGTCCGGGTATAAAAAGTCCAGCGCCAGTTTTTCATAAAGCTGGATCAAACCGCTGCCATAGTTTTTTTCTTCCTTTACCAGGGCCGCGGTCAGGGCTGTCTGGATCGGAAAATCCATCAGGCTGGGCAGACAGGAAGTGTAACCATCATGGTTTACTTTTCCTTTTTGCCAATAAGAAACGATAGCCGGGTTATCCACCCATTCTTCTCCTACTATGTTGAAATCGGGGTATTCATCCATCACTTCACAAGTCCAGCGCGACATAAAATCCTTGTCCGGATAAGGATAGGTATCCATCCGGATCCCGGCGAGGTCAACGTATTCTATCCACCAGATGGTATTGTAGATCAGGTAATCAGCCATTAGCTCATTGCGTTGGTTCAAATCCGGCATGGTGCGGACGAACCAACCATCTGAGAATTGCTTTTTATCGAATTCGGAGGCATGGATATCCTGGATCGTATTCCTGCGGTGGCTGGTATTGACGTAATCCCCGCCGTAGTTGATCCAGTCTTTGGTTGGCGGATCTTTGACAAACCAATGCTCGGAGCCACAGTGGTTGACGATCATATCCATGATCAGTTTGATGCCCTTTGCCTTAGCCTCTTTACTCAGCCGGCGATAATCCTCATTGGTGCCAAACCTCTCATCTACCTTATAAAAATCGGTGGTGGAGTACCCGTGGTAGGAATATCTTTGCATATCGTTTTCCAAAACAG
This sequence is a window from Lewinellaceae bacterium. Protein-coding genes within it:
- a CDS encoding T9SS type A sorting domain-containing protein yields the protein MKNIQFIGLFLALTFSLSAQKATPQYWQTFEMQANRSQEDLMLGELPESFQLKQLDISALKVELEKATLVTASTKNQNPLLIHIPNPEGGLDAFYVFENTVVAPEVAHLYTVKTFEGYAQEDPTIPIRCDISETGFHAVVFKGSNTYAIEPLYKGDNSRHIVFNKKDINGGQLVKCAFEASEREGDTWDRRGDMEFRNPANLRTFRLAYVTSGEYSQQFGGAPYSTTNVLNSLASAVNVVNAIYMTDLGVKFTLVTNAALIFPNPNTDPFNPNDQSAMLDQNQIECDNALGNGNYDVGHLLMWANTGGLAAGGVVCWDPYKAEGFSGNNSSFTTLIVDYSCHEIGHQFYAPHNFASTECQNSEINFRFEPGEGSSIMSYAGVCGAPASYQGYSNQYFHSASLGEMNYYIDTWGGCETNSTPGAGNASAPSVNANANITIPKQTPFILVGSATDGNDPAGQLTYLWEQYDGVGPAVSGPPNCSSSNAPLFKFEDPVYDNFKILPDWSEILNGNNNGVTWQKLPCAARTLNFNLIVRDNNANWGRTGKDGMVITVANTGPFSVSYPNGGELWSGNSTQTVTWNVNGTSSHCANVDILVSTDGGASFTSVATNVPNDGSQDITVPNTSSSSARVLVQCSVGGTFKAASTFFDVSNANFTISQVLPVELISFNARKANSNEVELSWSTATEINASHFEIEKSVDGNHFLLLEKVGAKGNSFQLENYHAMDGQPFNGVNYYRLKQVDFNGAFKYSDIIDLYFEGKGDNIIFYPNPAKDMIMITGINGELIDEVVIFNKLGQKVLQQKTVDNALDISSLSSGIYFLETTLNQRLMRKKLVITY
- a CDS encoding glycoside hydrolase family 3 C-terminal domain-containing protein produces the protein MTKRSGFVLKTMLLAFVITGFISCQKEDKLPYKNPQLPIEERVDDLLSRMSLEEKFWQLFMIPGDLSDGKEKYKNGIFGLQVATKAKSGNEAEQLLDYSGGGTARETALLINEIQKYFVEETRLGIPIIAFDEALHGLVREGATAFPQSIALAATWDTLLMGNVARAITLETKSRGIRQILSPVLNIARDVRWGRTEETYGEDPFLTTQMALSFITQFEQAGVMTTPKHFITNVGDGGRDSYPIHYNERLLEEIYFPAFKACFQEAKAWSVMTSYNSLDGRQCTANDWLLNQKLKKEWGFQGFVISDAGATGGANVLHFTAKDYTESTTQAIENGLDVIFQTSYDHYPLFFDAFEKGLIDETAIDEAVRRVLRAKFKLGLFENPYVDAGEAEKWNGSAENRQLAHNAALESIVLLKNEKHLLPLDKNIQSIAVIGVDAAEARLGGYSGPGNNPVSILKGLENKVGKTCAINFAPGCGRESAAFVPVPQENLFHAENGKKASGLQAEYFNNITLEGTPVLTRIDPNINFRWTLFSPDQEKINYDWYSVRWTGKLLASETGNFKIGLKGDDGYRLFINEKLIIDNWKKQTFRELTTSYFFEKDKTYDIKLEFYETVGNVRLQMIWNLGVEEPWQKEIKEAVAIASKSEVAIVVAGIEEGEFQDRAYLSLPGHQEELIEKIVATGKPVVVVLSGGSAITMMNWINQVSSIIDVWYPGDEGGNAVAAVLFGDYNPAGRLPITFPIHESQLPLYYNHKPTGRGDDYLNLSGKPLFPFGYGLSYTDFEYGDLTIEKPEISPGESTSVKFKVTNTGKYDGDEVVQLYIKDLLASVARPVLELKGFQRIHLKKGESKEFRFEITPELLTMLDENLNRIIEPGEFRIMIGASSNDIRLRGVLRVK
- a CDS encoding glycoside hydrolase family 13 protein — translated: MKKTINICLLFILFLNTITAQNRITRTEPPNWWVGMKNTELQILVYGDDIASWTPVIEYEGVTITSTVRTNNPNYIFIYLDIAGETAPGSFDIQFKKDEKVMERHPFSLLQREKNSDMREGFNTSDVMYLITPDRFANGIPENDNVEGMLEKSSRSFGGGRHGGDIEGMRKNLDYIHDMGFTAIWVNPVLENDMQRYSYHGYSTTDFYKVDERFGTNEDYRRLSKEAKAKGIKLIMDMIVNHCGSEHWFVKDPPTKDWINYGGDYVNTSHRRNTIQDIHASEFDKKQFSDGWFVRTMPDLNQRNELMADYLIYNTIWWIEYVDLAGIRMDTYPYPDKDFMSRWTCEVMDEYPDFNIVGEEWVDNPAIVSYWQKGKVNHDGYTSCLPSLMDFPIQTALTAALVKEEKNYGSGLIQLYEKLALDFLYPDPDNLVIFPDNHDMDRFYTQMGADYDLFKMGIAYYLTMRGIPQIYYGTEILMENAAKPGDHGLIRSDFPGGWAGDEVNAFTGAGLTDQQKDAQNYMRKLLNWRKTNNVIHDGKLMQFVPNDGVYVYFRYNKSGKIMVLMNKNDKATEVDMSRYAEMTKGLSKGKDVLTSKEYPLQNKVEFPGKSVAILELE